GGATAGTCTTGTTGTATAACGTAAAAATTACATATTCTTTAATTTTGAATAAATATATAAGTTAGTTTTTGAGGATAGTGGTCAGAGGCGGGTTCGAACCACCGACACAGGGAGTTTTCTTCTCATCCAAAATTATGTATATTCTTTTAAGCCTCATTTCAATATTTTCTTAAAAAGCATTATGAGTACCATGTGTATTGGAATCATACACATATTTGACAAAAGATATTGGTTTATATATACTCATTCTTATGAAAAATATAAGATTTATGCTTCTTCTTTTACTTTCTTTATTTATCCTTGATTCAGTTACTACCACATTTATTCCTTTGCAGAGTGATATTCAAATTTTGTGTGAAGAAAAAAATAAAGATTATAATGAAAAGGAGGATTGCAATGACAAGGAGGAGCTAGAGGATAACATAAAATATCTAAGTCTAGATTCCATGTTATATATGATTCTAGAAAAAGTATTAAATTTTCGTGATACTGATTTATTTGATAACCACAATCTGCACAAAATCTTCAAACCCCCTATCGTATAGTATCTTTCCCCAAACATCTACAAAACTATACAAACACAATTAATTGAACAATAGGGAGATACTATGCAAGAAAAACTATTATTTTGGCGCAACAGGAATAATAATTTCAAAAATCACTATTTTAAAAAATTTGAAAACAGGCTAACTGATCTAGTCAAATACGGACAGCATCCAAAGGCACTTTTTATAGGCTGTTCAGACTCAAGAGTGATTCCAAATCTTATCACTCAAACCGATCCTGGTGATCTTTTTATCATCAGAAACGTTGGTAACTTTGTACCACCGTTTTCTCCAAATAACAGTTATCATGCGGTTGCTTCGGCGATAGAATATGCAGTTGAAGCACTAAAAGTTGAAGAGATAATTGTTTGTGGTCATACCCATTGTGGTGCAATCAACTCTCTCTATACAGGTTTGGATGAAAAATCTTTTGTTCATACTAAAAGATGGCTTGCACTAGGAAGCAAAGCAAAAGAGATGGCTGTATCTAAAATGAAAACAGATGAACCAACCTCTGAGCTCTTGCGATTGACTGAAAAATACTCTGTCATAACGCAAATAGAGAATTTATTGACCTATCCCACTGTTAAAGAGAAAGTAGAAACTGGAGAAATCATAATCCATGGATGGATTTATGATTTGGAAACAGGAGGCATCGAATATTTTGATATGGAATCCAAAGAGTTTAAACCATTTGAACAGAATAAGGAGCAGTAAATGATTTCAAAAAAAGATTTAACGGGAGATATTTTTGGTGGAATTACTGCTGCAATAGTTGCAATACCATTGGCACTCGCATTTGGATTGCAGTCAGGATTAGGTGCAATCGCAGGGCTTTATGGCGCAATAGCTTTGGGGATTTTTGCATCACTTTTTGGTGGGACGAAGACTCAAATTAGTGGCCCGACAGGGCCAATGACAGTTGTAACTGCCGGGGTTGTTATTACAATTACAGAGTATTATGGCTCTTTGGATGCTGCAATGGGAGCAATACTGTTAACTTTTGTACTGGCAGGTATTATTCAAATTCTTATGGGTGTTGTAGGTATAGGAAAATATATACGCTATGTGCCCTATCCTGTAGTTTCTGGTTTTATGAGCGGGATAGGCGTTATTATAATAATTTTACAAATATTTCCATTTTTTGGACTTGAATCTCCCAAGAAGATTTTGGACATATTGCACTCTCTCCATACTATTCCCGAAAAGATTAATCTTCAAGCAATGCTACTATCTTTAACGACTATCGCAATGATCTATCTTTTTCCAAAGGTTACAAAAAAGATTCCTCCAACACTGGTAGCTCTAGTTGTATTGACTATTGCCTCAACAATTTTAGGACTCAATGTTCCAATTATCGGTCACATACCTGAAGGATTACCTGAGATTAGGACAGAGATTTTCTCCTCTTTTGATTTTGATATAGTTACTATTATTTTAGTGCCGGCGATAACTTTGGCAGCACTTGGCGCTATTGACTCTTTGCTTACATCGTTGGTTGCAGACAATCTGACTAAAACCCAACATGATTCAAATAAAGAGCTTGTTGGTCAAGGTATCGGTAACGCAGTGGCAGGTCTCATTGGAGGTATACCAGGAGCCGGTGCAACAATGAGAACAGTTGTCAACATTAAAGCAGGTGGACGTACACAGCTTTCTGGAGTGATTCATGGGGTTGTTTTGCTGATTATCCTTTTAGGTGCTGGGGAATATGCAAAACTTATTCCTATACCAGTTTTAGCAGGAATTTTGATTACGGTAGGGATTGGGATTATTGATTACAAGGGTTTGAAACATATAATGCATGTGCCAAAAGCAGATGCCGCGATTATGATAATTGTATTGTTTGTGACGGTATTTGTCGATCTTTTGCAAGCAGTGGCTGTTGGAATGATTTTAGCTGCATTGCTCTTTATGAAAAATATGAGCGATCTTGCTGAGAGTAAATCTTTTAGCTCACTTTTAGAAGATTTGTATCACTCTAAAGTCTTACCAGATGAAAAAGAGATTATTGAAAAATTTGGTAAGCAAGTATATATTCAACATTTTGAAGGTCCAATCTTTTTTGGGTTTACATCATATTTTAAACAGTTGATTCAGAAACTTCCAGACGTGAAAGTTGTTATTTTTCGTATGGAAAATGTTCCATTTATTGATCAAAGTGGACTGTATGCGATTGAAGATGCGCTTTTAAGTTTACAGGATAAAGGTATAAAAGTTATTTTTACAGGACTTCAAGAACAGCCCAAAGACCTATTAACAAAGGTCAAATTGATACCATCATTGGTCAAGGAAGATGATATTTATGAAAATTTTGGTGAGGCTGTCAAAGCAGTCTCTACGTATTTAAAATAGAAAGTTTGCTGAAGATAATTTTTTATCTTCAGCAAATATAGAATTTGTCATATCTGAATTCTTATCTGCCATAAAACAAAATCAACTTTTTTAATATCTGATTTGAAACATTCCATGGAATGGAGTTGAGATTAAACATGATTGTAAGAAAGTATAACAAGAAGCCAAATAAAGTAGAAAGCAAGACTTGTGGATTTATATGATCAAAGAGGAGGAGCTATAAGAGCAGTTTTTGCAAATTGGTAAGTCTTTGGAGGATCGGTAATACTTACTAAAGTAGAGAGACAAAATATGAACAGGTACTATCGGAGCGTAATGTAAAGAGCTGGATTCCATTTTTGTTCATTTTTATAGCTGAAAAGTAGACTCATCAAAATATTGAGTATTAGCCTTGAGCTAAACGGATCATTTTTGGCAGAAACAGGATGAGAAACGAAAGTATTGAAGCGACAGCAATAGAAAATACGTCTATCTTAACACTTAAAATGATATACCATACAGCTGCAATTATAGGATATCTTGCATCCAAACGCAGTATGTACAGTAAAACAACTATCAAACCCAATAGTGTAAATGTAAATTCCATACAATCATTATAACAATTTCTTGGAAAATCAAAGTGGATATAACTTTTGGGTTTCTATATTATGGGGACTTTGGAGTGGTGGCCAGAGGCGGATTCGAACCGCCGACACAGGGATTTTCAGTCCCTTGCTCTACCTACTGAGCTATCTGGCCAAGCGAAGTTGAATGAAATTATACTTACAAATGTTGAAAATCAGCTTAAAACAAGTTGTTTGAACGTTTCTCCGCGTTCCTTATAGTTTTTGAACTGATCGAGACTGGCGCATGCTGGAGAAAGAAGTGCAATTTCTCCTTCTTTCATGCTCTTTTTTATCATATTGACGGCTTTTTCTAAAGTTTTGGCACTATGGGCAGGTATACGATATTTTTTTGCAAGTTCTGTGATATGTGGTTCAGCTTTTCCAATTGCGTAGATTTCTACATTGGGAAGTTTTTTGATTAAAGGTTCTAGATCTACGCCTTTATTATCACCTCCAAGGATAAGATGGATCTTTTTATCTTTATGTTGTGAAACTGCAGCTAAAGTAGCATCGATGTTTGTGGCTTTACTGTCATCAATCCAGACTCTCCCCTTTGTATCCCTAAACACTTCTTGTTTATGTGGATCGAGAGAAAAATGGTTGATTGCTTCATAATCGATCATGTGAAACACTATTTTTTTCACAGCAAGTGCCAAGAGGGCATCGAGTAAAAAAGCGCCGTGAAAGTTGATTTTATATGGATCTATATTGAAACGATCACATAGATCATCGATACCTTCATAGCCTATGAGATAGCCATTGCTAGAGACATGTTCATACTGTTTTGGTACAAGTGCTACTTCTCCCTCTTTGAGTTTTGAAAGTGGTTTAAGTTTTGCCTTTTCATACGCTTCAAAACTTTCATGCCAGCTGATATGATCTGGTGTAATGGGAAGTAAAACATACAGATTTGGTTTGGCTATTTTCGTATAGTGCAATGTAAAAGAGCTTGTTTCTAAAACCCATATCCTTGCATGTTGATCGAGTTCGGCCAAAGGTGTACCGATATTGCCTCCTGCTACCGCTTTTTTTTCTGATAAAAGATGCGTAATCATCTGGGTCGTTGTCGTTTTTCCATTGGTCCCGCTTACCCAGATGCTATAGGGCATTTGTGAGGCAAAGAGATCATATTCACTTACTATTTTATTTTTGGCTTTTTGGATGGCAGGATGAGAGGGAGGAATGCCAGGGCTCGGTACGACAATAGTAAATGCATCAGGATCAAAAGAATGAAAGGGTTGATGTAAAAAACCCTCTTCGTCGTGGTAAGGCTCTGGTATATTTTCGAAAATCACAACGTTTCCAAACTTTTTTGCCAACGCTTTCGTTGTTTTACCAAATCCTAAAAGTGCTATCA
The Nitratiruptor sp. SB155-2 genome window above contains:
- a CDS encoding Mur ligase family protein produces the protein MIALLGFGKTTKALAKKFGNVVIFENIPEPYHDEEGFLHQPFHSFDPDAFTIVVPSPGIPPSHPAIQKAKNKIVSEYDLFASQMPYSIWVSGTNGKTTTTQMITHLLSEKKAVAGGNIGTPLAELDQHARIWVLETSSFTLHYTKIAKPNLYVLLPITPDHISWHESFEAYEKAKLKPLSKLKEGEVALVPKQYEHVSSNGYLIGYEGIDDLCDRFNIDPYKINFHGAFLLDALLALAVKKIVFHMIDYEAINHFSLDPHKQEVFRDTKGRVWIDDSKATNIDATLAAVSQHKDKKIHLILGGDNKGVDLEPLIKKLPNVEIYAIGKAEPHITELAKKYRIPAHSAKTLEKAVNMIKKSMKEGEIALLSPACASLDQFKNYKERGETFKQLVLS
- a CDS encoding carbonic anhydrase, producing MQEKLLFWRNRNNNFKNHYFKKFENRLTDLVKYGQHPKALFIGCSDSRVIPNLITQTDPGDLFIIRNVGNFVPPFSPNNSYHAVASAIEYAVEALKVEEIIVCGHTHCGAINSLYTGLDEKSFVHTKRWLALGSKAKEMAVSKMKTDEPTSELLRLTEKYSVITQIENLLTYPTVKEKVETGEIIIHGWIYDLETGGIEYFDMESKEFKPFEQNKEQ
- a CDS encoding SulP family inorganic anion transporter — translated: MISKKDLTGDIFGGITAAIVAIPLALAFGLQSGLGAIAGLYGAIALGIFASLFGGTKTQISGPTGPMTVVTAGVVITITEYYGSLDAAMGAILLTFVLAGIIQILMGVVGIGKYIRYVPYPVVSGFMSGIGVIIIILQIFPFFGLESPKKILDILHSLHTIPEKINLQAMLLSLTTIAMIYLFPKVTKKIPPTLVALVVLTIASTILGLNVPIIGHIPEGLPEIRTEIFSSFDFDIVTIILVPAITLAALGAIDSLLTSLVADNLTKTQHDSNKELVGQGIGNAVAGLIGGIPGAGATMRTVVNIKAGGRTQLSGVIHGVVLLIILLGAGEYAKLIPIPVLAGILITVGIGIIDYKGLKHIMHVPKADAAIMIIVLFVTVFVDLLQAVAVGMILAALLFMKNMSDLAESKSFSSLLEDLYHSKVLPDEKEIIEKFGKQVYIQHFEGPIFFGFTSYFKQLIQKLPDVKVVIFRMENVPFIDQSGLYAIEDALLSLQDKGIKVIFTGLQEQPKDLLTKVKLIPSLVKEDDIYENFGEAVKAVSTYLK